From a region of the Nomascus leucogenys isolate Asia unplaced genomic scaffold, Asia_NLE_v1 Super-Scaffold_285, whole genome shotgun sequence genome:
- the NR1D1 gene encoding nuclear receptor subfamily 1 group D member 1, translating to MTTLDSNNNTGGVITYIGSSGSSPSRTSPESLYSDNSNGSFPSLTQGCPTYFPPSPTGSLTQDPARSFGSIPPGLSDDGSPSSSSSSSSSSSSFYNGSPPGSLQVAMEDSSRVSPSKSTSNITKLNGMVLLCKVCGDVASGFHYGVHACEGCKGFFRRSIQQNIQYKRCLKNENCSIVRINRNRCQQCRFKKCLSVGMSRDAVRFGRIPKREKQRMLAEMQSAMNLANNQLSSQCPLETSPTQHPTPGPMGPSPPPAPVPSPLVGFSQFPQQLTPPRSPSPEPTVEDVISQVARAHREIFTYAHDKLGSSPGNFNANHASGSPPATTPHRWENQGCPPAPNDNNTLAAQRHNEALNGLRQAPSSYPPTWPPGPAHHSCHQSNSNGHRLCPTHVYAAPEGKAPANNPRQGNSKNVLLACPMNMYPHGRSGRTVQEIWEDFSMSFTPAVREVVEFAKHIPGFRDLSQHDQVTLLKAGTFEVLMVRFASLFNVKDQTVMFLSRTTYSLQELGAMGMGDLLNAMFDFSEKLNSLALTEEELGLFTAVVLVSADRSGMENSASVEQLQETLLRALRALVLKNRPLETSRFTKLLLKLPDLRTLNNMHSEKLLSFRVDAQ from the exons GTGGCGTCATCACCTACATTGGCTCCAGTGGCTCCTCCCCAAGCCGCACCAGCCCTGAATCCCTCTATAGTGACAACTCCAATGGCAGCTTCCCGTCCCTGACCCAAGGCTGTCCCACCTACTTCCCACCATCCCCCACTGGCTCCCTCACCCAAGACCCAGCTCGCTCCTTCGGGAGCATTCCACCTGGCCTGAGTGATGACGGCTCcccttcttcctcatcttcctcgtcatcctcctcctcctccttctataATGGGAGCCCCCCAGGGAGTCTACAAGTGGCCATGGAGGACAGCAGCCGAGTGTCCCCCAGCAAGAGCACCAGCAACATCACCA AGCTGAATGGCATGGTGTTACTGTGTAAAGTGTGTGGGGACGTTGCCTCAGGCTTCCACTACGGTGTGCACGCCTGCGAGGGCTGCAAG GGCTTTTTCCGTCGGAGCATCCAGCAGAACATCCAGTACAAAAGGTGTCTGAAGAATGAGAATTGCTCCATCGTCCGCATCAATCGCAACCGCTGCCAGCAATGTCGCTTCAAGAAGTGTCTCTCCGTGGGCATGTCTCGAGACG CTGTGCGTTTTGGGCGCATCCCCAAACGAGAGAAGCAGCGGATGCTTGCTGAGATGCAGAGTGCCATGAACCTGGCCAACAACCAGTTGAGCAGCCAGTGCCCGCTGGAGACTTCACCCACCCAGCACCCCACCCCAGGGCCCATGGGCCCCTCGCCACCCCCTGCTCCGGTCCCCTCACCCCTGGTGGGCTTCTCCCAGTTCCCGCAACAGCTGACGCCTCCCAGATCCCCAAGCCCTGAGCCCACAGTGGAGGATGTGATATCCCAGGTGGCCCGGGCCCATCGAGAGATCTTCACCTATGCCCATGACAAGCTGGGCAGCTCACCTGGCAACTTCAATGCCAACCATGCATCAGGTAGCCCTCCAGCCACCACCCCACATCGCTGGGAAAATCAGGGCTGCCCACCTGCCCCCAATGACAACAACACCTTGGCCGCCCAGCGTCATAACGAGGCCCTAAATGGTCTGCGCCAGgccccctcctcctaccctcccacCTGGCCTCCTGGCCCTGCACACCACAGCTGCCACCAGTCCAACAGCAACGGGCACCGTCTATGCCCCACCCACGTGTATGCAGCCCCAGAAGGCAAGGCACCTGCCAACAATCCCCGGCAGGGCAACTCAAAGAATGTTCTGCTG GCATGTCCTATGAACATGTACCCGCACGGACGCAGTGGGCGAACGGTGCAGGAGATCTGGGAGGATTTCTCCATGAGCTTCACACCCGCTGTGCGGGAGGTGGTAGAGTTTGCCAAACACATCCCGGGCTTCCGTGACCTTTCTCAGCACGACCAAGTCACCCTGCTTAAGGCTGGCACCTTTGAA GTGCTGATGGTGCGCTTTGCTTCGTTGTTCAACGTGAAGGACCAGACAGTGATGTTCCTAAGCCGCACCACCTACAGCCTGCAGGAGCTTGGTGCCATGGGCATGGGAGACCTGCTCAATGCCATGTTCGACTTCAGCGAGAAGCTCAACTCCCTGGCGCTTACCGAGGAGGAGCTGGGCCTCTTCACTGCGGTGGTGCTTGTCTCTGCAG ACCGCTCGGGCATGGAGAATTCCGCTTCGGTGGAGCAGCTCCAGGAGACGCTGCTGCGGGCTCTTCGGGCTCTGGTGCTGAAGAACCGGCCCTTGGAGACTTCCCGCTTCACCAAGCTGCTGCTCAAGCTGCCGGACCTGCGGACCCTGAACAACATGCATTCCGAGAAGCTGCTGTCCTTCCGGGTGGACGCCCAGTGA